A portion of the Limosilactobacillus reuteri genome contains these proteins:
- a CDS encoding 5-methyltetrahydropteroyltriglutamate--homocysteine S-methyltransferase — MTEFTTRTTSPFRYDIVGSFLRPQELKEARAKFANGEITQADLTAVEDKAIINLIKQEEAAGLKAVTDGEFRRSYWHLDFFWGLQGVKHVNLEHGYFFHDEETRNDSAQISGKISGENHPFVEHFKFTQAHASDGVQVKQTIPAPAQFLEEFLRPENQANAKEFYPNQEDLDHDVAAAYHQVIEDLYAAGCRTLQLDDCTWGISVNAFANLKKKDPNADVSQLKALQKRFLKVNNEAIANLPANLTINTHVCRGNYHSTWAAAGGYGPVADTLFAKENVNAFYLEYDSERAGGFEPLSKVPDDKYVVLGLITSKSGKLENKEAIIKRIHEAAQFHPLDKLCLSPQCGFASTEEGNILTEEQQWKKIALVKEIATEVWG, encoded by the coding sequence ATGACTGAATTCACTACACGTACTACATCACCATTTCGTTATGACATCGTTGGAAGCTTCCTTCGTCCTCAAGAGTTAAAAGAAGCTCGCGCAAAATTTGCAAACGGCGAAATAACACAAGCAGACTTAACAGCTGTTGAAGATAAGGCAATTATTAATTTGATTAAACAAGAAGAAGCTGCTGGCCTAAAAGCAGTTACTGACGGTGAATTCCGGCGTAGTTACTGGCATTTAGATTTCTTCTGGGGATTGCAAGGAGTTAAACATGTTAACCTAGAGCATGGTTACTTTTTCCATGATGAAGAAACCCGAAATGATTCTGCTCAAATTAGCGGAAAAATTTCCGGCGAAAACCACCCCTTTGTCGAACATTTCAAATTTACACAAGCCCATGCCTCTGATGGCGTTCAAGTTAAACAAACCATTCCTGCGCCAGCACAATTTTTAGAAGAATTTCTTCGACCTGAAAATCAAGCTAATGCTAAAGAATTCTATCCCAACCAAGAAGATTTAGATCATGACGTTGCAGCTGCTTATCATCAAGTGATTGAAGATCTCTATGCTGCTGGTTGTCGTACTCTTCAACTAGATGACTGTACATGGGGAATTTCTGTTAACGCCTTTGCTAACCTAAAGAAAAAAGACCCCAATGCTGATGTATCTCAACTTAAGGCCCTTCAAAAGCGATTCTTAAAAGTAAATAATGAGGCAATTGCTAATTTACCTGCCAACTTAACAATTAATACCCACGTTTGCCGCGGAAACTACCACTCAACGTGGGCTGCTGCTGGTGGTTATGGACCAGTTGCCGACACGCTATTTGCCAAGGAAAACGTCAATGCCTTCTATCTCGAATATGATAGTGAACGTGCTGGCGGATTTGAACCACTTAGCAAAGTTCCTGATGATAAGTATGTTGTTCTTGGTTTAATTACTTCAAAATCAGGTAAACTTGAAAATAAGGAAGCAATTATCAAACGAATTCATGAGGCTGCGCAATTCCATCCATTAGATAAGCTCTGTCTTAGTCCTCAATGTGGCTTTGCATCAACTGAAGAAGGAAATATTTTAACAGAAGAACAACAATGGAAAAAGATTGCACTTGTTAAAGAAATTGCTACAGAAGTTTGGGGATAA
- a CDS encoding cytochrome b5 domain-containing protein, which translates to MANQTFTRDELRKYNGQNGAAAYIAIDGIVYDVTHSPAWKNGIHHGYQAGYDLTNALYKVSPHKDRVLANLPKVGTLVGEE; encoded by the coding sequence ATGGCAAATCAAACATTTACCAGAGATGAGTTGCGTAAATATAATGGGCAGAATGGAGCAGCTGCATATATTGCAATCGATGGAATTGTTTACGATGTGACTCATAGTCCTGCTTGGAAAAATGGGATTCATCATGGATATCAAGCCGGTTATGATTTAACGAATGCACTGTATAAGGTTTCTCCACATAAAGACCGTGTATTGGCAAATCTACCCAAGGTGGGAACTTTAGTGGGAGAAGAATAA
- a CDS encoding cytochrome b5 domain-containing protein, with protein MAEKKFTRDELAKYNGDGEKPHYMAIDGLVYDITDAPKKGISIKELMEVVFGRSKEKDEILKKLTVVGKLAD; from the coding sequence ATGGCTGAGAAAAAATTTACACGAGATGAATTGGCTAAATATAATGGTGATGGTGAAAAGCCACATTACATGGCAATCGATGGGTTAGTTTATGACATTACAGATGCTCCTAAAAAAGGAATCAGCATAAAAGAGTTAATGGAAGTCGTTTTTGGCCGTTCAAAAGAAAAAGATGAAATTCTAAAAAAGTTAACAGTTGTCGGAAAATTGGCTGATTAA
- a CDS encoding cytochrome b5 domain-containing protein, with protein MAKTFTREELKKYDGQNGNPAYVAINNRVYDVTHIPAWQDGTHHGNKAGLDLTDVLFDYSPHKDRVLAKLPLVGQLV; from the coding sequence ATGGCAAAGACATTTACAAGAGAAGAATTGAAAAAATATGATGGGCAAAACGGGAATCCAGCTTATGTAGCAATTAATAATCGTGTTTATGATGTAACGCATATTCCAGCATGGCAAGATGGCACTCACCATGGAAACAAGGCAGGATTGGATTTGACAGATGTTTTATTTGATTACTCGCCACATAAGGATCGCGTATTAGCTAAATTACCATTAGTAGGACAATTAGTGTAA
- a CDS encoding NAD(P)H-binding protein: MAKEVLILGATGKIAGHAIDALLANGNDELLLFTRHPQNMNVVDENRETVIRGDVLNIGDLEPAIERADVVYANLRNPEITQQAKNIVSLMEKYAVKPLVWISSIGIYDEVPGKFGKWNNEMLGGGQKDSYLGTYRSAADVIENSTLDYTIIRPAWLTDKDEVDYETTAKGESFKGTEVSRKSIGNFVAKIIDDPAPYARKNFGVNKPNTDGDKPAWY; this comes from the coding sequence ATGGCAAAAGAAGTTTTGATTCTAGGTGCAACGGGAAAAATTGCTGGACACGCAATTGATGCATTGTTAGCAAATGGCAATGATGAATTATTACTATTTACCCGGCACCCACAAAATATGAATGTTGTCGATGAAAATCGAGAAACAGTTATTAGAGGGGATGTCCTAAATATTGGTGATTTAGAGCCAGCAATTGAACGAGCAGATGTGGTTTATGCTAATCTACGTAATCCTGAAATTACGCAACAAGCTAAAAACATTGTTAGTTTGATGGAAAAATATGCTGTAAAGCCATTAGTCTGGATTTCTTCGATTGGAATCTATGATGAAGTTCCAGGTAAATTTGGTAAGTGGAATAATGAAATGTTAGGTGGCGGCCAAAAAGATAGCTATTTAGGAACTTATCGCAGTGCTGCCGATGTAATTGAAAATTCAACCCTTGATTACACGATCATTCGTCCAGCTTGGTTAACGGATAAGGATGAAGTTGATTACGAAACGACTGCAAAAGGGGAATCATTCAAAGGTACCGAGGTCTCGCGAAAGTCAATTGGTAATTTTGTAGCAAAAATTATTGATGATCCGGCACCATATGCACGAAAAAACTTTGGTGTGAATAAACCAAATACAGACGGGGATAAACCTGCCTGGTATTAA
- a CDS encoding winged helix-turn-helix transcriptional regulator, which produces MVEKDCPIENTLKLINGKWKSVIIYQISKYEPCRFSELQKLIPDCSKRMLALQLKDLEEANIIQKRVYSTVPPKTEYLLTEVGKSLVPIIRSINQWGKKYTKK; this is translated from the coding sequence ATGGTCGAAAAAGATTGTCCAATTGAAAATACGCTTAAGTTAATAAACGGAAAATGGAAAAGCGTAATTATATATCAAATTAGTAAATATGAGCCTTGTCGTTTTTCGGAGTTGCAAAAATTAATTCCAGATTGTTCAAAGAGAATGTTGGCTCTTCAATTAAAGGACTTAGAGGAAGCGAACATTATACAAAAGCGTGTTTATTCGACAGTGCCGCCTAAGACTGAATATTTATTGACAGAAGTAGGAAAAAGTTTGGTACCAATAATTAGGTCAATTAACCAGTGGGGCAAAAAATATACTAAAAAATAA
- a CDS encoding nitroreductase family protein produces MNSQFNSLTANRRSIYALGNNLSQTPEEIFDLVKQTIKNSPTSFNSQTVRAVVLFGKSSDKVWEIVEDALRKIAKSPDAFEKTKAKIDSFKAGYGTILYFTDTTIVHQLENDYPSYAANFANWAEQGLGGAQQAVWTALAEQGIGASLQHYNPLIDDAIHQAFNLPADWQLRAEMPFGSIEVPAGEKTHLDDEEMFKLIK; encoded by the coding sequence ATGAATTCACAATTTAATAGTTTAACTGCAAATCGTCGTTCAATCTATGCGCTTGGTAATAATCTTTCACAAACACCAGAAGAAATTTTTGACTTAGTGAAGCAAACAATCAAAAACTCACCAACTTCTTTCAATAGCCAAACAGTACGAGCAGTCGTATTATTTGGTAAATCATCAGACAAAGTATGGGAAATTGTTGAGGACGCTTTACGCAAAATCGCTAAGAGTCCAGATGCTTTTGAAAAAACAAAGGCCAAGATTGATAGTTTCAAAGCTGGTTATGGAACGATCCTCTACTTTACTGACACTACAATTGTGCACCAATTAGAGAATGATTACCCATCATATGCAGCTAATTTTGCAAACTGGGCTGAACAAGGACTTGGTGGTGCTCAACAAGCCGTTTGGACAGCACTTGCAGAACAAGGAATTGGTGCCAGTCTTCAACATTACAACCCATTGATCGATGATGCTATTCATCAAGCGTTTAATCTTCCAGCCGATTGGCAATTGCGCGCTGAAATGCCATTTGGTTCAATTGAGGTACCAGCTGGGGAAAAGACTCATCTTGATGACGAAGAGATGTTCAAATTAATTAAGTAA
- a CDS encoding IS30 family transposase, whose protein sequence is MSTTILSFQNRVVIETLHNEGRSLRYIANYLGFSKTTIFNELHRLNSGYQAELAQTDFERKVSQRGRKSSLTKSLKHLIEEKIQVQKWSPEQVAHVVGIAYKTVYNWIDQGWLDVQLPDLPDHGIRRHRAKEKRGTFSHGRSIEERPHKVETRQEFGHFEADTVLSGKRKGQAVATFVERKSRLTIVKRLHGRDSQSMTQAVLELASQLQDKLKTLTVDHGKEFANYQAIEQLTGTQVYFAHAYSPHERGSNENRNRVLRRFIPKGQAIEELSDRQLVQINWYLNSRPLKCLNWHTPIEIFLINLRH, encoded by the coding sequence ATGAGCACCACTATTTTATCATTCCAGAACCGTGTTGTCATTGAAACGCTTCATAATGAAGGACGTTCCTTGCGATACATCGCTAACTACTTAGGCTTTAGTAAGACCACCATCTTTAACGAACTTCACCGGCTAAATAGTGGGTATCAAGCTGAACTAGCGCAAACTGACTTTGAACGCAAGGTTAGTCAACGGGGGCGGAAGTCTTCACTCACTAAAAGCCTTAAGCACTTGATTGAGGAAAAGATTCAAGTCCAGAAGTGGTCCCCTGAACAAGTTGCCCATGTAGTTGGGATTGCCTACAAGACGGTCTATAACTGGATTGATCAAGGATGGCTTGATGTACAGTTACCCGATTTGCCTGATCATGGAATTCGTCGTCATCGTGCTAAAGAAAAGCGTGGTACGTTCAGTCACGGCCGCTCCATTGAGGAGCGTCCTCATAAAGTCGAAACTCGCCAAGAATTCGGCCACTTTGAAGCTGATACCGTACTTTCTGGCAAACGTAAAGGTCAAGCTGTGGCGACTTTTGTGGAGCGTAAGAGTCGCCTGACAATTGTTAAACGGCTCCATGGTCGCGACAGTCAGTCCATGACTCAAGCCGTACTTGAACTAGCTAGTCAACTTCAAGACAAGCTCAAGACGCTTACCGTGGATCATGGGAAAGAGTTCGCTAACTATCAGGCAATTGAACAGCTAACGGGTACTCAGGTTTACTTTGCCCATGCCTATTCACCGCACGAACGCGGTAGTAATGAGAACCGTAATCGAGTTTTGCGACGGTTTATTCCCAAGGGACAAGCCATTGAAGAGCTGAGCGATCGCCAGCTGGTTCAAATCAATTGGTATCTGAATTCCCGACCACTTAAATGTCTTAACTGGCACACACCAATCGAGATCTTCTTGATTAATCTACGTCACTAA
- a CDS encoding winged helix-turn-helix transcriptional regulator — protein MERQPKMYNTGADYALAIIGGKWKSVILYLLAGHPRRTSELVKQLGTSYKVLSDQLREMTDAGLVIRKSFNTIPPHVEYRLTPEGENLYAALRYLNYWGENRAKQTGDIKIMCTDEMKQVGDDGLCVITKKHLNHWR, from the coding sequence ATGGAACGGCAACCTAAAATGTATAATACTGGAGCAGACTACGCTTTAGCAATCATCGGTGGTAAATGGAAGTCCGTTATCCTCTATCTTTTAGCCGGTCATCCCCGACGGACAAGTGAACTAGTTAAGCAACTAGGAACCTCATATAAAGTCTTGAGTGACCAGCTTCGTGAAATGACAGATGCCGGCCTCGTTATCCGTAAAAGTTTCAATACAATTCCTCCACACGTTGAATATCGCTTAACTCCTGAGGGTGAGAACCTTTATGCCGCCCTTCGTTATTTAAATTACTGGGGTGAAAACAGAGCAAAACAAACTGGTGACATTAAAATCATGTGTACTGACGAAATGAAGCAGGTCGGCGATGATGGTTTGTGTGTCATCACTAAAAAACATCTTAATCATTGGCGATAA
- a CDS encoding MFS transporter translates to MAKEKSIFTKDVVLVMAASFFFMFSNMYCNPLINGYAQDLGASSAFAGIIVGMMSIVSMFLRPIAGNLTDRFSKYSLAFWGGILCFIGVAGYVLTPNSTFLLICRLVNGLGFVLCTVCMTTWLSYLVSFNHVGEAMSFYGLMNALAMACAPAVSINLYKVIGYRAAMVISALSALLVVVTIQFVSNRAQPVAHSVKQSGLHIKIIQRDAIPVALLTALFAIPYFATQADIVEYAEQRHLPIAVGAYFLIYAVVLLLSRLFLRTQFDTVRFEPWLILSTVATIFYLIMLSIMKNNIEMALAAAGMAFGYGIIYSVCQSTAMMLAPDNERGLASSTFFLGLDIGMTLGPIIGGIIDSMLPVKYFYPVMLFIIPLVIIIFLVNRKKLNSAIDQH, encoded by the coding sequence ATGGCGAAGGAAAAATCGATTTTTACGAAAGATGTTGTGCTCGTAATGGCAGCATCATTCTTTTTTATGTTTAGTAATATGTACTGTAACCCATTGATTAACGGTTATGCTCAAGATTTAGGCGCATCAAGTGCTTTTGCGGGAATAATCGTTGGAATGATGAGCATTGTTTCAATGTTTTTGCGACCAATTGCTGGTAATCTGACTGACCGTTTTTCGAAATATTCATTAGCTTTTTGGGGTGGAATACTGTGTTTTATTGGAGTAGCAGGGTATGTATTAACGCCTAATAGTACTTTCCTGTTAATATGTCGTTTGGTTAATGGATTAGGATTTGTGTTATGTACAGTTTGTATGACAACCTGGCTATCATATTTGGTCTCCTTTAATCATGTTGGCGAAGCAATGAGTTTTTATGGACTAATGAATGCTTTGGCAATGGCATGTGCTCCCGCTGTATCAATTAACTTGTATAAAGTTATTGGGTATCGAGCTGCAATGGTGATTTCTGCATTATCGGCTTTACTAGTTGTTGTCACGATACAGTTTGTCAGTAACCGCGCCCAACCGGTAGCCCACTCTGTAAAACAAAGTGGCCTCCATATTAAAATCATTCAGCGAGATGCTATTCCAGTTGCCCTTTTAACAGCTTTGTTTGCTATCCCATATTTTGCAACGCAGGCGGATATTGTTGAATATGCTGAACAACGTCACTTACCTATTGCTGTCGGCGCTTATTTCTTAATTTATGCTGTCGTTCTTTTACTTAGCCGGTTATTCTTACGGACCCAATTTGATACTGTTCGTTTTGAACCCTGGTTGATTTTAAGCACGGTCGCAACAATCTTTTATCTTATTATGTTAAGTATTATGAAAAATAATATTGAAATGGCGCTGGCGGCCGCTGGGATGGCATTTGGCTATGGTATTATTTATTCCGTTTGTCAGTCAACAGCAATGATGCTAGCTCCAGATAATGAACGAGGTCTGGCAAGTTCGACATTCTTTCTCGGTCTTGACATTGGAATGACGCTCGGACCAATCATTGGGGGAATTATTGATAGCATGTTGCCAGTTAAGTATTTTTATCCAGTAATGTTATTCATTATTCCGTTAGTTATTATTATTTTCCTAGTAAACCGAAAGAAACTAAATAGTGCAATTGACCAGCATTAG
- a CDS encoding aminopeptidase C: MTKEHDLTSKMVEKLKKEFHSRKDAEIIARAIQKNGIKAASEDPTASERLHRAFSYEIKTGKPTNQRHSGRCWSFAALNTLRHKFATKYKFKDFELSQNYLFFWDRIERANMFFQKIIATADKPLHDRTVDFYLSFALNDGGQWANAASIIEKYGVVPEYVMPDTHNTKDTSDVAEVFDSLMRKDAIELRAMVQTNASAAELQEAQERMMGDVYKIAAYSFGEPPAKFDLEYRDDDKKFHQVLGLTPLKFYHEYFDTNLSDYVVVTNAPDHEMDRSYLMPAQDSVVDGLPIKFVNVPFAELQEGAIKQLQAGETVWVGNDVLQQMDRKRGLMDAKLYHREELLDVDFVMDKKHRLETKQAVVSHAMTLTGFDMVNDQPTRWKIENSWGKDNGDNGYFVMTQDWFEEYTYEAVINKKYLSDRVKKVAESEPVTLPAWDSLQ, encoded by the coding sequence GTGACTAAAGAACACGATTTAACCTCAAAAATGGTTGAAAAATTAAAGAAAGAATTTCATTCACGTAAAGATGCAGAAATTATTGCCCGGGCAATACAAAAAAATGGGATTAAAGCTGCGAGTGAAGATCCAACGGCAAGTGAACGTCTTCATCGAGCATTTTCTTATGAAATTAAGACAGGTAAGCCAACCAACCAGCGTCATAGTGGGCGTTGCTGGTCTTTTGCAGCGTTAAACACATTACGTCATAAGTTTGCGACAAAATATAAGTTCAAGGACTTTGAATTGTCACAAAATTATCTGTTTTTCTGGGACCGAATTGAGCGGGCAAATATGTTTTTCCAAAAGATTATTGCAACTGCTGATAAGCCCTTGCATGATCGAACCGTTGATTTCTATCTTAGTTTCGCATTAAATGATGGTGGACAATGGGCGAATGCCGCTTCTATTATCGAAAAATATGGTGTTGTTCCAGAATATGTAATGCCTGACACGCATAATACAAAGGATACCTCAGATGTGGCCGAAGTATTTGATAGTTTAATGCGCAAAGATGCAATTGAATTACGTGCAATGGTGCAAACTAATGCCAGTGCAGCGGAATTACAGGAAGCACAAGAACGAATGATGGGTGACGTTTATAAGATTGCGGCTTACTCATTTGGTGAACCACCTGCAAAATTTGATCTTGAATATCGAGATGATGATAAAAAGTTCCACCAAGTTCTTGGCTTAACGCCATTAAAGTTCTATCATGAATACTTTGATACAAACTTAAGTGACTATGTTGTAGTTACTAACGCTCCTGATCATGAAATGGATCGGAGTTATTTAATGCCAGCTCAAGATAGTGTGGTTGATGGTTTGCCAATTAAATTTGTTAATGTTCCTTTTGCAGAACTACAAGAAGGAGCCATCAAACAATTGCAAGCTGGTGAAACAGTTTGGGTTGGGAATGATGTTCTTCAACAAATGGACCGTAAGCGCGGCTTGATGGATGCAAAATTATATCATCGAGAAGAATTGCTTGATGTTGATTTTGTAATGGATAAGAAGCACCGTTTGGAAACTAAGCAAGCCGTTGTTTCTCATGCGATGACATTAACAGGCTTTGATATGGTAAATGATCAACCTACACGATGGAAGATTGAAAACAGTTGGGGTAAAGATAATGGCGATAACGGATACTTTGTAATGACCCAAGATTGGTTTGAAGAGTATACTTATGAAGCTGTTATTAATAAGAAGTACCTTAGCGATCGAGTAAAGAAAGTAGCTGAAAGTGAACCCGTTACTCTACCAGCTTGGGATTCTTTGCAGTAA
- a CDS encoding SDR family oxidoreductase, producing MKKVFVVGGSGRVATDLIKDLVATGNEVTAGTRHPEKVIKLNHVTAVELNLHDSVEKIAELIKGMDAVYFVAGSRGKDLLQTDAMGAVKTMQAAEKDGIKRYIMLSSLYALQPEMWSKAPSLASIMDYNIAKFFADNYLISNTNLDYTILQPASLTDEPGTGKIQIGEGSATSNPIPDVAQTLADILQHDNTIGHVIMMRSGDTPIEEALDQI from the coding sequence ATGAAGAAAGTATTTGTTGTCGGCGGTTCCGGCCGTGTTGCTACTGACTTAATTAAAGATTTAGTTGCTACCGGTAATGAAGTTACAGCTGGTACTCGCCATCCGGAAAAAGTTATTAAGTTAAACCACGTTACTGCTGTTGAATTGAACCTACATGATAGCGTTGAAAAAATCGCTGAATTAATAAAAGGCATGGATGCAGTTTACTTTGTTGCCGGATCACGTGGTAAAGATTTACTGCAAACTGATGCGATGGGGGCAGTTAAAACAATGCAGGCTGCCGAAAAAGATGGCATTAAACGTTACATTATGTTAAGTTCGCTCTATGCTCTACAACCTGAAATGTGGTCAAAAGCTCCATCACTAGCCTCAATCATGGACTACAATATTGCCAAGTTCTTCGCTGATAATTATCTTATCTCAAATACGAACCTTGACTACACTATCCTTCAACCCGCTAGCTTAACTGATGAACCGGGGACTGGTAAAATTCAAATTGGTGAAGGTTCTGCAACCTCTAATCCGATTCCAGATGTTGCCCAGACCTTAGCTGATATCCTACAACACGATAATACAATCGGTCATGTTATCATGATGCGGAGTGGCGATACGCCGATTGAAGAAGCACTAGATCAAATTTGA
- a CDS encoding M1 family metallopeptidase encodes MAKLERFYNTFQPDHYDVFIDINRAKKTINGKTTITGNATDPQIAINQKNLQVTSVQADGQELDFKIDNDAEAVRITLPQTGKVTFTVTYNTKLTDSMMGIYPSYYEVDGEKKQIIGTQFETTFARQAFPCVDEPEAKATFSLAIKFDEHPGETIIANMPEDHVENGIHYFEPTVRMSTYLVAFAFGELQSKITETKGGVKVGVFATKAHQPKELDFALDIAKRAIEFYEEFYQTPYPLPHSWQLALPDFSAGAMENWGLVTYREAYLLLDPDNTSLEMKQLVATVITHELAHQWFGDLVTMKWWDDLWLNESFANMMEYVAVDALQPDWHIWELFQTSEAPMALQRDATDGVQSVHVDVNNPAEIDALFDGAIVYAKGSRMLVMVRALLGDKALREGLKNYFAAHKYSNATGADLWKALGDASGLNIGKIMNSWLEQPGYPVVTAKINDDGDLVLSQKQFFIGDGKDVDRQWQIPLNSNYDEAPQIMAEQELNLGNYQALRDKNDQPFRLNLGNNSHFIVKYDDTLLNDILDHADELDPIAQRQLLQDLRLLAQGQQVSYASLIPLLKQFKDSTSAIVNAELYQIANSLKMFAKPDSPAEQELRQFFDLLSKDQVKRLGWLPKDGESNDDQLTRLYILSASLFARNNDSITQAHQIFTENQDKLESLSADIRGLVLKNEVQNFGSAELFDKLIKAYQQTADASFKQDLRMAIPNTTDPALIAKVVSYFEDADVIKPQDLRAWYRGLLANKAGQQAAWNWLRDEWQWLNDTVGGDMEFATFITVTASVFHTPERLNEFKDFFEPKLNTPGLTREIKMDISVIESKVNLINKEQTAVNDAIAQQ; translated from the coding sequence ATGGCAAAACTCGAACGCTTTTATAATACTTTCCAACCTGACCATTATGATGTTTTTATCGATATTAATCGAGCAAAGAAAACCATTAATGGAAAAACAACTATCACTGGTAACGCAACTGATCCTCAAATTGCAATTAATCAAAAGAATTTGCAGGTCACCAGCGTTCAAGCAGACGGTCAAGAATTAGACTTTAAGATTGATAATGATGCCGAGGCAGTTCGGATTACCCTTCCGCAAACTGGTAAAGTAACTTTTACTGTAACGTATAATACTAAGTTAACTGATTCGATGATGGGAATTTATCCCTCATACTATGAGGTTGATGGGGAGAAAAAGCAGATTATTGGAACTCAATTTGAAACAACTTTTGCGCGGCAAGCTTTCCCCTGTGTCGATGAACCAGAGGCTAAAGCTACCTTCAGTCTAGCAATTAAATTTGATGAGCATCCTGGCGAAACCATTATCGCTAATATGCCAGAAGATCATGTTGAAAATGGCATCCACTACTTTGAACCAACTGTGCGAATGTCCACTTATCTTGTTGCCTTTGCATTTGGAGAACTCCAAAGTAAAATTACTGAGACAAAGGGTGGCGTTAAAGTAGGGGTATTCGCAACGAAAGCGCACCAACCAAAGGAACTTGATTTTGCATTAGATATCGCTAAGCGGGCAATCGAATTTTACGAGGAATTCTATCAAACTCCGTACCCTCTTCCACACTCATGGCAGTTAGCTTTACCTGATTTTTCTGCCGGTGCAATGGAAAACTGGGGATTGGTAACCTACCGTGAAGCTTACTTATTACTCGATCCAGATAATACTTCCCTTGAAATGAAACAATTAGTTGCAACTGTCATCACACACGAACTAGCTCATCAGTGGTTTGGTGATCTTGTGACAATGAAGTGGTGGGATGACTTATGGCTTAATGAAAGTTTTGCTAATATGATGGAATATGTTGCCGTGGATGCTCTCCAGCCTGACTGGCACATTTGGGAACTTTTCCAAACCTCGGAAGCCCCAATGGCATTACAACGAGATGCAACTGATGGCGTTCAATCCGTTCATGTTGATGTTAACAATCCAGCCGAAATTGATGCCCTATTCGATGGTGCGATTGTTTATGCCAAAGGATCGCGAATGTTAGTAATGGTCCGGGCACTTTTAGGTGACAAAGCGTTACGAGAAGGCCTTAAGAATTATTTTGCTGCTCACAAATACAGTAATGCAACCGGAGCTGACTTATGGAAAGCTCTTGGCGATGCATCAGGGCTTAATATTGGAAAGATCATGAATTCATGGCTTGAACAACCAGGTTATCCTGTTGTAACAGCAAAAATTAATGATGATGGCGACTTAGTACTATCACAAAAGCAATTCTTCATTGGTGACGGTAAAGATGTTGATCGGCAATGGCAAATCCCGCTTAATAGTAACTATGATGAAGCTCCACAAATTATGGCTGAACAAGAACTCAACCTTGGCAATTATCAAGCATTACGTGATAAGAATGATCAACCATTCCGGCTAAATCTCGGTAATAATTCACACTTCATCGTAAAATATGACGATACGCTGCTAAACGATATTTTAGATCACGCTGATGAATTAGACCCGATCGCCCAGCGCCAACTTCTTCAGGATCTGCGGTTACTTGCTCAAGGACAACAAGTATCTTATGCGTCATTAATTCCATTATTAAAGCAATTTAAAGATAGTACTTCTGCCATTGTTAACGCTGAACTATACCAAATTGCTAATAGCCTTAAAATGTTTGCTAAGCCTGATTCTCCTGCTGAACAAGAACTTCGACAATTCTTTGATTTATTAAGCAAGGATCAGGTAAAACGGCTTGGTTGGTTGCCTAAAGATGGTGAAAGCAATGACGATCAATTAACGCGCCTTTACATTCTTAGTGCTTCACTATTTGCACGCAATAATGATTCAATTACTCAAGCTCACCAAATCTTCACCGAAAATCAAGATAAATTAGAGTCCCTTTCGGCGGATATTCGTGGGTTGGTTCTTAAAAATGAAGTTCAAAACTTCGGGAGTGCTGAATTATTCGATAAATTGATCAAAGCTTACCAACAAACGGCGGACGCAAGCTTTAAACAAGACTTGCGAATGGCAATACCAAATACAACTGATCCAGCATTAATCGCAAAAGTTGTTAGTTACTTTGAAGATGCTGACGTCATTAAGCCACAAGATTTACGAGCATGGTATCGTGGTCTTCTTGCCAATAAAGCAGGTCAACAAGCTGCCTGGAATTGGCTTCGTGATGAATGGCAATGGTTAAATGACACAGTTGGTGGCGATATGGAATTTGCTACCTTTATCACTGTCACTGCCAGCGTTTTCCATACTCCGGAACGATTGAACGAATTTAAGGATTTCTTTGAACCGAAACTTAATACACCAGGTTTAACCCGGGAAATTAAAATGGACATTAGTGTAATTGAAAGCAAAGTCAATTTAATTAACAAAGAGCAAACAGCAGTTAATGATGCAATCGCTCAACAATAA